The Nitrospira sp. sequence CAACAAGTTCTGCCTCCCGCGCCCGTTCGCCGTAGCCTTTTGCAAAAAGCACTCATAGGCCCACGGAAGCTTCTCCCGGATGACTTCCAAGCTTTTCGCCAGAACGGCGAATGAGCGGTCCTGACTCAATCGCAAGTTGCGCACGTCGTCGCCGAGATCGTCCGTGTACCCTTCAATGACAAAGGCCTCCACTTCCTGTCCGCCATGTCCACAGACGACTCCGGCATAATGCGGCATCTCCTCGGATAGGAAGGTTTCGGCAGATGGAAGGAGCGTACTTTTCCCAAACTCAAAGTTGAGCGCCGTATCCGGCACCGTGACGGTGAGGACGCTAGGCCCCTTGGCTTCCACCTTCGGGGTAAGCGGTTCAAGGGTCGCCCTTTGTTGTGTGGAAGGAATGCCGTTCGGGGGTGGCTTGGCATTTCCATCCTCGATGCGAGTGACATAGGCGGCTAGCAGTAGAATAAAGATGACGGCGAGCGACGTCATGAGGTCTGCGACGCCGTTCGTCAACGCAGATGAGCCTTCACGTGATTCGGGCCCAGAAATTGGCCTGAGCTGCTTCATCGGGTGGGAGCCTCTTTATGTAAAACTTGACGTTGCTCAGTATCGTCCGCTTTCTGTTGTCGTGGCGCCTGCTCGACCGTATTGGCCATGTGGTTCCTGAGTTCCTTGAACATGGTTTCAATTTCGGGTTGAGACAGCTGTACCGGGGACGGCTGTCCCTTAATCGAACGGTTAAGCTCCTGAATGGCTTCCATCAACGGCTTGATCATCGGCTTCAACGCCCGCTGAACCTCGTGACCAATCTCTCCCGGCAAATCGTCGAGCTTCAGCGGTGAATGTTTGGCGCTCAGCCCTGTGAGAGCTTGAGAGGCTGAAGTCAGGGCCGCGACTGTCGCTCCGAGTCGCTGCTGCACAACTTCGACCAACTGGTTCGCAGTGTCGGATTGGACGGGACTGACTATGGGGGTCGGAGGCCCATTCGGCAAGGAAGATGGTCGTACTTCCTGACCGGCAGCTTTCTGAGGAAACATTTCATCAAGGAGCGATATGCATTCCCGATACCGGTTGTCCAGTCGATACCAGATCGAGGTTTCGAGGATGGTAAAGACATTCGCGCACGCCAGACCGACAATTGATGTCACAAACTTACCGGAGAGGCC is a genomic window containing:
- a CDS encoding OmpA family protein, giving the protein MKQLRPISGPESREGSSALTNGVADLMTSLAVIFILLLAAYVTRIEDGNAKPPPNGIPSTQQRATLEPLTPKVEAKGPSVLTVTVPDTALNFEFGKSTLLPSAETFLSEEMPHYAGVVCGHGGQEVEAFVIEGYTDDLGDDVRNLRLSQDRSFAVLAKSLEVIREKLPWAYECFLQKATANGRGRQNLLRNEAGHLDRDKSRRVVFKIHLRPT